The following coding sequences lie in one Azospirillum humicireducens genomic window:
- a CDS encoding GH1 family beta-glucosidase, producing MDSFSQPVSQAADAKPLSFPPDFRWGASTASYQIEGAVDADGRGPCVWDTFTAQGRIMDGSSAAVACDHYHRYPEDIALMKAAGFDSYRFSIAWPRILPTGTGAVETRGLDFYDRLVDALLEAGITPMACLYHWDLPQPLEDAGGWQGREIVGPFADYARIVTARLADRVKTWMMLNEPNVVAIFGYGVGEHAPGHKLGEQGILRALHHQNLAQGAALRAIAAEHSGLTLGTVLNLQPAVPDSDRPEDVAATARWDAVWNRVALDGLMRGQIPALLAEKMAEFVLPGDEEAIRYPIDLLGINYYSRMTMKHEDGRPFDVGWGEAQCRRWTGMAWPVQPEGLYDLLTEFRTDYGNPAVFIAENGCAYDDVVTPDGQIHDAERVLYYREHLESVAQALADGCNVKGYLCWSLLDNFEWAFGLSKRFGIVRVDYDTLDRMPKDSYRFLAEVVRTGRL from the coding sequence ATGGACAGCTTCAGCCAGCCCGTGTCCCAGGCCGCCGATGCCAAGCCGCTGAGTTTCCCGCCGGATTTCCGCTGGGGGGCGTCGACCGCCTCCTACCAGATCGAAGGGGCGGTCGATGCCGACGGGCGCGGGCCTTGCGTGTGGGATACCTTTACCGCGCAAGGCCGCATCATGGATGGCAGCAGCGCCGCCGTCGCCTGCGATCATTACCACCGCTACCCGGAAGACATCGCGTTGATGAAGGCGGCGGGCTTCGACAGCTATCGCTTCTCGATTGCCTGGCCGCGCATCCTGCCGACGGGGACGGGGGCGGTGGAGACGCGCGGACTCGATTTCTACGACCGGCTGGTCGATGCGCTGCTGGAGGCGGGGATCACGCCGATGGCCTGCCTCTACCACTGGGATCTGCCGCAGCCGCTGGAGGATGCCGGCGGCTGGCAGGGGCGGGAGATCGTCGGCCCCTTCGCCGATTATGCCCGCATCGTCACCGCCCGGCTGGCCGATCGGGTCAAGACCTGGATGATGCTGAACGAGCCGAACGTGGTCGCCATCTTCGGCTATGGCGTGGGCGAGCATGCTCCCGGTCACAAGCTGGGCGAACAGGGCATCCTGCGGGCCCTGCACCACCAGAATCTGGCGCAGGGTGCCGCGCTCCGCGCCATCGCGGCGGAGCATTCCGGGCTGACGCTCGGCACCGTGCTCAACCTGCAGCCGGCAGTTCCCGACAGCGACCGGCCGGAGGATGTGGCCGCGACCGCCCGCTGGGACGCGGTGTGGAACCGGGTCGCGCTGGACGGGCTGATGCGCGGGCAAATCCCGGCGCTGCTGGCCGAAAAGATGGCTGAGTTCGTTCTGCCCGGCGATGAGGAGGCGATCCGCTACCCCATCGACCTTCTGGGCATCAACTACTACTCCCGCATGACGATGAAGCATGAGGATGGCCGGCCCTTCGATGTCGGCTGGGGCGAGGCGCAATGCCGGCGCTGGACGGGCATGGCCTGGCCGGTCCAGCCGGAGGGGCTTTACGACCTGCTGACCGAATTCCGCACCGATTACGGCAATCCCGCCGTCTTCATCGCGGAGAACGGCTGCGCCTATGACGACGTGGTGACGCCGGACGGCCAGATCCATGACGCGGAGCGTGTGCTGTACTATCGAGAGCATCTGGAATCGGTGGCGCAGGCGCTGGCCGACGGCTGCAACGTCAAGGGCTATCTGTGCTGGAGTCTGCTGGACAATTTCGAATGGGCCTTCGGCCTGTCGAAGCGGTTCGGCATCGTGCGCGTCGATTACGACACGCTGGACCGCATGCCGAAGGACAGCTACCGCTTCCTCGCCGAGGTTGTGAGAACGGGAAGGCTTTAA
- a CDS encoding alpha-glucosidase/alpha-galactosidase: MPNTTRIVFIGAGSAAFGLSLFQDLFSTTELAGSTLTLVDTNPEALDRMAALADVLNRRGGAGITIEKTTDRKAALQGAGFVLCAIAIDRNRLWRLDFEVPKKHGIRHTLGENGGPGGLFFTLRTLPLIVDIVRDVEAICPDALFINLSNPESRIVLGLSRCTSVRTLGLCHGIFLARWFICQILGMAEKEVDVWGAGLNHFQWLTAIREKATGRDLYPLLREKEATHDPSFTPLARRLFHAFGLWVTPSDDHTGEFLPYGWEAGEHGFDFRHDEDGRIILRDLMDGVIDGSKPIPDDWTKPSWGERAVAVIAGQLHNQKRFIESGIVINRGVIPGLPDELAVEVPLMADAAGIHPVSLGRLPDGIVKLLSVQANVQQLSVEAALHGSKELALQALLIDPVINSSTAAVAILDELWEANRPYIRPCL, encoded by the coding sequence ATGCCCAACACCACCAGGATCGTCTTCATCGGCGCGGGCAGCGCCGCCTTCGGGCTCAGCCTGTTCCAGGACCTGTTCTCCACCACCGAGTTGGCCGGCAGCACCCTGACGCTGGTCGACACCAATCCGGAGGCGCTCGACCGCATGGCGGCGCTGGCGGACGTGCTGAACCGCCGCGGTGGTGCCGGCATCACCATCGAGAAGACCACCGACCGCAAGGCCGCCCTGCAGGGCGCCGGCTTCGTACTGTGCGCCATCGCCATCGACCGCAACCGGCTGTGGAGGCTGGATTTCGAGGTGCCGAAGAAGCACGGCATCCGCCACACTCTGGGCGAGAACGGCGGTCCCGGCGGGCTGTTCTTCACGCTGCGCACCCTGCCGCTGATCGTCGACATCGTCCGCGACGTCGAGGCGATCTGCCCCGACGCGCTGTTCATCAACCTGTCCAACCCGGAAAGCCGCATCGTGCTCGGCCTGTCGCGCTGCACCTCCGTGCGGACGCTGGGGCTCTGCCACGGCATTTTCCTGGCGCGCTGGTTCATCTGCCAGATCCTGGGCATGGCCGAGAAGGAGGTCGATGTCTGGGGCGCCGGGCTGAACCACTTCCAATGGCTGACCGCGATCCGCGAGAAGGCGACGGGGCGCGACCTCTACCCCCTGCTGCGCGAGAAGGAGGCGACGCACGACCCGTCCTTCACGCCCCTGGCCCGGCGCCTGTTCCACGCCTTCGGCCTGTGGGTGACGCCCAGCGACGACCACACCGGCGAATTCCTGCCCTATGGCTGGGAAGCCGGGGAGCACGGCTTCGACTTCCGCCACGACGAAGACGGCCGCATCATCCTGCGCGACCTGATGGACGGGGTGATCGACGGCAGCAAGCCGATCCCCGACGACTGGACCAAACCGTCCTGGGGCGAGCGGGCGGTGGCGGTGATCGCCGGCCAGCTGCACAACCAGAAGCGCTTCATCGAGAGCGGCATCGTCATCAACCGCGGCGTCATCCCCGGCCTGCCCGACGAGCTGGCGGTGGAGGTGCCGCTGATGGCAGACGCCGCCGGCATCCATCCGGTCTCGCTCGGCCGCCTGCCCGACGGCATCGTCAAGCTGCTGTCGGTCCAGGCCAACGTGCAGCAATTGTCTGTGGAGGCGGCGCTGCACGGATCGAAGGAGCTTGCGCTGCAGGCCCTGCTGATCGACCCCGTCATCAATTCCAGCACCGCCGCCGTCGCCATCCTGGACGAGCTGTGGGAGGCGAACCGGCCCTACATCCGCCCCTGTCTCTGA
- a CDS encoding MFS transporter — protein sequence MRLIFLLGLAGFASAFSLRTTDPMLTLIADDLGVTVRQAALLASAYTLPYALMQIVLGPVGDAIGKSRLVRLALAVLTVGLALSTIAPTYGTVMAGRILAGAFAGGIIPASMALIGDRVPYEERQIAISRFLLAVILGQMSGSAVSGALAEAFGWRMVFGLSSGLTALICVAALIGLAREVETRSPLSVADAQQRYATVLTNPASLFVFATVAAEGLLIFGVFPFVAPVLIEHGAAGAFQAGLTIAAFAIGGVVYSAVVRRLIASLGQWGMMKAGGLAAGLSYLVIAFPVPWPVVSLAFLVAGFGFYMLHNTMQTQATELAPTARGSALALFASSFFIGQGIGPVLYGYISTHTGFAPLFLGVGALTAGLGFASTRLIRRGRA from the coding sequence ATGCGTCTGATCTTCCTGCTCGGCCTCGCCGGGTTCGCCAGTGCCTTTTCCCTGCGCACCACCGATCCGATGCTGACGCTGATCGCCGACGACCTCGGCGTGACGGTGCGGCAGGCGGCGCTGCTGGCGTCGGCCTACACGCTGCCCTATGCGCTGATGCAGATCGTGCTTGGACCGGTCGGCGACGCAATCGGCAAGTCGCGGCTGGTGCGGCTGGCGCTGGCCGTGCTGACGGTCGGGCTGGCGCTGTCCACCATCGCGCCGACCTATGGCACGGTGATGGCCGGGCGCATCCTGGCCGGGGCCTTTGCCGGCGGCATCATCCCGGCCTCCATGGCGCTGATCGGCGACCGCGTGCCCTATGAGGAGCGCCAGATCGCGATCAGCCGCTTCCTGCTGGCGGTGATCCTGGGGCAGATGTCGGGCTCCGCCGTGTCGGGCGCGCTGGCCGAGGCGTTCGGCTGGCGCATGGTGTTCGGCCTGTCATCCGGTCTGACCGCGCTGATCTGCGTCGCCGCCCTGATCGGTCTGGCGCGGGAGGTGGAGACGCGATCGCCCCTGTCGGTGGCGGATGCGCAGCAGCGCTATGCCACGGTGCTGACCAATCCGGCTTCCCTGTTCGTCTTTGCCACGGTGGCGGCGGAAGGGTTGCTGATCTTCGGCGTCTTCCCCTTCGTGGCGCCGGTGCTGATCGAACATGGCGCGGCCGGCGCCTTTCAGGCCGGGCTGACCATCGCCGCCTTCGCCATCGGCGGCGTCGTCTACAGTGCCGTGGTGCGGCGGCTGATCGCCTCGCTCGGCCAGTGGGGCATGATGAAGGCCGGCGGGCTGGCGGCGGGGCTCTCCTATCTGGTCATCGCCTTTCCGGTGCCCTGGCCGGTGGTGAGCCTTGCCTTCCTGGTCGCCGGCTTCGGTTTCTACATGCTGCACAACACCATGCAGACCCAGGCGACGGAGCTGGCGCCGACCGCCCGCGGCTCGGCGCTGGCCCTGTTCGCGTCGAGCTTCTTCATCGGCCAGGGGATCGGCCCGGTGCTGTACGGCTATATCTCCACCCACACCGGCTTCGCGCCGCTGTTCCTGGGCGTCGGCGCGCTGACCGCCGGGCTGGGCTTCGCCTCGACCCGGCTGATCCGGCGGGGGCGGGCATAG
- a CDS encoding PhoX family protein, protein MSDVKGYQAAEDIGSNPTENPTMGDIIAARFGRRDMLRGVLAVSAISAVAGPAALAALSKEAAAEAAKPSFTFSEVAFGVDETHHVAPGYSADVLIRWGDPVVPGAPAFDPLKQSAASQALQFGYNNDYLGFAPLPRGTKTPDHGLLCVNHEYTDEEVMFPGLGGEQQEAKFAKMTKELVDIEIAAHGGSVVEVKKVGGKWTYDPASKYNRRITGETVCAISGPAAGHDLMKTSYDPTGTKVRGMLNNCAGGMSPWGTWLTTEENFNGYFWSDEEKPKADRYGVPGKWYNWGVYHDRFNVAKEPNEANRFGWIVEIDPYDPTFTPIKRTALGRFKHEACSVAVNKDGRVVAYMGDDERFDYVYKFVSAKKYVEGDRAHNMTLLDDGVLHVARYNADGSLEWLPLVHGQNGLTADAGFKDQGEVLIKARLAADKLGATKMDRPEDVEVNPKTGAIYVMLTNNSRRKAEQVDAANDRAGNLWGQVVEMLPPDGDHAATKFTWSILLKGGDPKDGAVGAMFNPATSDNGWFSCPDNCAVDHQGRLWITTDQGEGWFKASGKADGVYAVETEGALRGKSMMFFRVPVGAEMCGPEFAPDDKTLFVAVQHPATDGVELYKPFGRKSTFEDPATRWPDFKPNMPPRPSVVAITKQDAGVIGT, encoded by the coding sequence ATGAGCGACGTCAAGGGCTATCAGGCCGCCGAAGACATCGGCAGCAATCCGACCGAAAACCCGACCATGGGCGACATCATCGCCGCGCGCTTCGGCCGCCGCGACATGCTGCGCGGCGTGCTGGCGGTTTCCGCCATTTCCGCCGTCGCCGGTCCCGCCGCTTTGGCGGCGCTGTCGAAGGAAGCGGCTGCCGAAGCCGCCAAACCGTCCTTCACCTTTTCGGAAGTCGCCTTCGGCGTCGATGAAACCCACCACGTCGCCCCCGGCTACAGCGCCGACGTGCTGATTCGCTGGGGCGACCCGGTGGTCCCCGGCGCCCCGGCCTTCGATCCGCTGAAGCAGTCGGCGGCGTCCCAGGCGCTGCAGTTCGGCTACAACAACGATTATCTCGGCTTCGCGCCGCTGCCGCGGGGGACCAAGACCCCCGATCACGGCTTGCTGTGCGTCAATCACGAGTACACCGACGAAGAAGTGATGTTCCCCGGTCTGGGCGGCGAACAGCAGGAAGCCAAATTCGCCAAGATGACCAAGGAACTGGTCGATATCGAAATCGCCGCTCACGGCGGCAGCGTGGTCGAGGTGAAGAAGGTCGGCGGCAAGTGGACCTATGATCCCGCCTCCAAGTACAACCGCCGCATCACCGGCGAGACCGTGTGTGCCATCTCCGGCCCCGCCGCCGGCCATGATCTGATGAAGACCTCCTACGACCCGACCGGGACCAAGGTCCGCGGCATGCTGAACAACTGCGCCGGCGGCATGTCGCCGTGGGGCACCTGGCTGACGACGGAAGAAAACTTCAACGGCTATTTCTGGTCGGATGAGGAAAAGCCCAAGGCCGACCGTTACGGCGTGCCCGGCAAGTGGTACAACTGGGGCGTCTATCACGACCGCTTCAACGTCGCCAAGGAACCCAACGAAGCCAACCGCTTCGGCTGGATCGTCGAAATCGACCCCTACGACCCGACCTTCACCCCGATCAAGCGCACCGCGCTCGGCCGCTTCAAGCATGAGGCCTGCTCCGTCGCCGTCAACAAGGACGGGCGGGTGGTCGCCTACATGGGCGACGACGAGCGCTTCGATTACGTCTACAAATTCGTCTCGGCCAAGAAGTACGTCGAAGGCGACCGCGCCCACAACATGACGCTGCTGGACGACGGCGTGCTGCACGTCGCCCGTTACAACGCCGACGGCTCGCTGGAATGGCTGCCGCTGGTGCATGGCCAGAATGGCCTGACCGCCGACGCCGGCTTCAAGGACCAGGGCGAAGTGCTGATCAAGGCGCGTCTTGCCGCCGACAAGCTGGGCGCCACCAAGATGGACCGCCCGGAAGACGTCGAGGTCAACCCGAAGACCGGCGCCATCTACGTCATGCTGACCAACAACTCCCGCCGCAAGGCCGAACAGGTGGACGCCGCCAACGACCGCGCCGGCAACCTGTGGGGTCAGGTGGTGGAAATGCTGCCGCCGGACGGCGACCACGCCGCCACCAAGTTCACCTGGAGCATTCTGCTCAAGGGCGGCGACCCCAAGGACGGCGCGGTGGGGGCGATGTTCAACCCCGCCACCTCCGACAATGGCTGGTTCTCCTGCCCCGACAACTGCGCCGTCGATCACCAGGGCCGGCTGTGGATCACCACCGACCAGGGTGAAGGCTGGTTCAAGGCGTCGGGCAAGGCCGATGGCGTTTACGCGGTGGAGACCGAAGGCGCATTGCGCGGCAAATCGATGATGTTCTTCCGCGTGCCGGTGGGGGCGGAAATGTGCGGGCCGGAGTTCGCGCCCGACGACAAGACCCTGTTCGTCGCGGTGCAGCACCCGGCCACCGACGGTGTCGAGCTTTACAAGCCGTTCGGTCGCAAATCGACCTTTGAAGATCCGGCGACCCGTTGGCCCGACTTCAAGCCCAACATGCCGCCGCGGCCGTCCGTCGTCGCCATCACCAAGCAAGACGCCGGCGTGATCGGGACGTAA